The Melopsittacus undulatus isolate bMelUnd1 chromosome 12, bMelUnd1.mat.Z, whole genome shotgun sequence genome has a segment encoding these proteins:
- the CPLANE2 gene encoding ciliogenesis and planar polarity effector 2 yields MSSQRAPVLEPGWLLTPAARPYLGSILHKNRRRVFGLLERPALPPGLDVPLVPYKLFLHGKSGVGKTALVAWLAGTPVPPVHHETLGIEVTTVYWPAKACASGRPVLFQLRFWDCGDGAMRKFEHLLPACKEEADAILFLFSFTDRASFEELPAQMSRAMDPDGSGLVRVVVGTKFDLSVHADVSEQDVAAFEEAQGVRVLRAGSTPGAGGDRGGLARVSPILDALVESLWYRDQITAGVTPEGEGSPPA; encoded by the exons ATGTCATCGCAGAGGGCCCCGGTGCTGGAGCCGGGCTGGCTCCTGacccccgccgcccgcccctaCCTGGGCTCCATCCTGCACAAGAACCGGCGCCGGGTGTTCG GCCTGCTGGAGCGCCCTGCTCTGCCCCCCGGCCTCGACGTCCCCTTGGTCCCCTACAAGCTCTTCCTGCATGGCAAGAGCGGTGTTGGCAAGACCGCGCTGGTGGCCTGGCTGGCGGGGACCCCGGTGCCCCCCGTCCACCATGAGACCCTCG GCATTGAGGTGACCACCGTCTATTGGCCGGCCAAGGCTTGCGCCAGCGGCCGCCCCGTCCTGTTCCAGCTCCGGTTCTGGGATTGTGGGGATGGAGCCATGAGGAAGTTTGAGCATCTCCTGCCC GCCTGTAAGGAGGAGGCAGACGCCATCCTCTTCCTGTTCTCCTTCACTGACCGCGCATCCTTCGAGGAGCTGCCGGCGCAGATGAGCCGGGCGATGGATCCCGATGGATCAGGGCTCGTCAGGGTGGTCGTGGGCACCAA ATTTGACCTGTCCGTACACGCGGATGTGTCTGAGCAGGACGTGGCAGCCTTCGAGGAGGCGCAGGGGGTGCGGGTGCTGCGGGCAGGCAGCacccctggggctgggggggaccGGGGGGGCCTGGCCCGCGTCAGCCCCATCCTCGATGCCCTGGTCGAGAGCCTCTGGTACCGGGACCAAATCACTGCCGGTGTCACCCCAGAGGGTGAGGGGTCCCCCCCAGCCTGA